One genomic window of Cystobacter fuscus DSM 2262 includes the following:
- the pfp gene encoding diphosphate--fructose-6-phosphate 1-phosphotransferase, whose translation MKKLAIVVAGGPAPGINSVIGAATIRACLAGVEVLGIQDGFKWLAEGDTSHVIPLTIEDTSRIHFRGGSYIGISRANPTRSPEHLQRTIDGLERLGVGMLVTVGGDGTATLAQIISEKTRGRIRVVHVPKTIDNDIDLPDDTSTFGFQTARHVGVEIVKNLMVDAKTTSRWYFVVAQGRKAGHLALAIGKAVGATVTVIPEEFRGKKVPFSTVVDLLAGSVIKRLAYGRPDGIALLAEGLADCIEPEDLARYTELPRDHMGNLHVADVPLAEVLEKAVKARLAVLGIKSTIVSKYIGYEVRCADPIPFDMEYTRDLGHCAARYIIEGGTEAVVAMINGRFQPISFEKMKDPATGRPRVRMVDVDSDRYRIARSFMLRLKREDFSRPGELARFAVTCQLTPEAFRREFFHLVKDEPEIAVDIGQALAATPTPGGNAEGGESQEGGPPVT comes from the coding sequence ATGAAGAAGCTCGCCATTGTCGTCGCCGGGGGGCCTGCCCCGGGCATCAACAGCGTGATTGGAGCGGCCACCATCCGAGCCTGCCTCGCGGGCGTGGAGGTACTCGGCATCCAGGATGGCTTCAAGTGGCTCGCCGAGGGAGACACCTCCCACGTCATTCCCCTCACCATCGAGGACACCAGCCGCATCCACTTCCGCGGCGGCTCGTACATCGGCATCTCGCGCGCCAACCCCACACGCTCCCCCGAGCACCTCCAGCGCACCATCGACGGGCTGGAGCGCCTGGGTGTGGGCATGCTCGTCACGGTGGGCGGCGATGGCACCGCCACGCTCGCGCAGATCATCTCCGAAAAGACGCGGGGCCGCATCCGCGTGGTGCACGTGCCCAAGACGATCGACAACGACATCGACCTGCCCGACGACACGAGCACCTTCGGCTTCCAGACGGCGCGCCACGTGGGCGTGGAGATCGTCAAGAACCTGATGGTGGACGCGAAGACGACGTCGCGCTGGTACTTCGTCGTCGCCCAGGGGCGCAAGGCGGGACACCTCGCCTTGGCGATCGGCAAGGCGGTGGGCGCCACCGTCACCGTCATCCCCGAGGAGTTCCGTGGCAAGAAGGTGCCCTTCTCCACCGTGGTGGACCTGCTCGCCGGCTCCGTCATCAAGCGGCTCGCGTACGGGCGCCCGGATGGCATCGCGCTCCTGGCCGAGGGGCTCGCCGACTGCATCGAGCCCGAGGATCTGGCGCGCTACACGGAGCTGCCGCGCGACCACATGGGCAACCTGCACGTGGCGGACGTGCCCCTGGCCGAGGTGCTCGAGAAGGCCGTCAAGGCGCGGCTGGCGGTCCTGGGCATCAAGTCCACGATCGTCTCCAAGTACATCGGTTACGAGGTGCGCTGCGCGGACCCCATTCCGTTCGACATGGAGTACACGCGCGACCTTGGCCACTGCGCGGCGCGCTACATCATCGAGGGGGGAACCGAGGCGGTGGTGGCCATGATCAACGGGCGCTTCCAGCCCATCTCCTTCGAGAAGATGAAGGACCCGGCCACCGGGCGGCCCCGGGTGCGCATGGTGGACGTGGACTCGGATCGCTACCGCATCGCGCGCAGCTTCATGCTGCGGCTCAAGCGCGAGGACTTCTCCCGGCCGGGAGAGCTGGCGCGCTTCGCGGTGACCTGCCAGCTCACCCCCGAGGCGTTCCGCCGCGAGTTCTTCCACCTGGTGAAGGACGAGCCGGAGATCGCGGTGGATATCGGCCAGGCCCTGGCAGCCACGCCCACTCCGGGAGGCAATGCGGAGGGTGGAGAGAGCCAGGAGGGTGGTCCTCCCGTCACCTGA
- a CDS encoding AAA family ATPase codes for MKSPALCQRPLPLGGHVAADVLEVRNLGQIAHARIEFGDLTVLVGPQAAGKSLLLQTWKLGLDSGEIVSALRDAGTSLEDKNELLDAYFGEGMSTAWVGKTRVSINGRPLRPEKLLRAKRAKGRVFFVPAHRALLITEGWPAPFMRLKADTPAVARLFSQSLYDRFTGKQAGDLFPVERRLKQGVRTLIDNAVFHGGTVRLEKAGLQTRLQLGYGKTQLPFMTWTAGQREFTPLLLGLYRVLPERSRRKDEDIEWVIIEEPEMGLHPQALTAVMALVLDLLWRGYRVVLSTHSPVVLDVVFAIQSLRDKKQGARRLREAFGLPAGAENARFISEALHKSTRTYALEFDEELRVHSRDISSLDPGADDATTSGWGGLTDFSGRFGKAISDAVNEEDS; via the coding sequence TTGAAGTCTCCCGCCCTGTGTCAGCGTCCGCTTCCTCTGGGAGGACATGTGGCTGCTGATGTTCTGGAGGTCCGCAATCTCGGGCAGATCGCACATGCTCGCATCGAGTTTGGAGACTTGACCGTTCTGGTGGGTCCCCAGGCGGCGGGGAAGAGTCTCTTGCTCCAGACGTGGAAGCTGGGGCTTGACAGTGGCGAGATCGTCTCGGCGTTGCGTGATGCCGGAACTTCCCTGGAGGACAAGAACGAGTTGCTGGACGCCTATTTCGGTGAGGGGATGAGCACGGCGTGGGTGGGGAAGACGCGTGTATCCATCAACGGTCGGCCATTGCGCCCAGAGAAGCTGCTACGTGCCAAGAGAGCAAAAGGCCGCGTGTTCTTCGTCCCGGCACATCGTGCCCTCCTCATCACGGAGGGGTGGCCAGCGCCCTTCATGCGGCTCAAGGCGGATACACCGGCCGTTGCCCGCTTGTTCAGCCAGAGCCTGTATGACCGCTTCACCGGAAAACAGGCGGGAGATCTGTTTCCAGTGGAGCGACGATTGAAGCAGGGGGTGCGCACCCTGATCGACAATGCCGTCTTCCATGGGGGCACGGTGCGGCTGGAGAAGGCTGGATTGCAGACCCGGCTTCAGCTGGGCTACGGCAAGACACAGCTCCCGTTCATGACCTGGACTGCGGGGCAGCGAGAGTTCACTCCGCTACTTCTCGGCCTCTACCGGGTTCTTCCCGAGCGGAGCAGAAGGAAGGATGAAGACATCGAATGGGTCATCATCGAAGAGCCTGAAATGGGTCTCCATCCGCAGGCCCTGACGGCGGTCATGGCCTTGGTCCTCGATCTGTTGTGGCGCGGCTATCGGGTCGTCCTGTCGACCCACTCGCCTGTCGTGCTGGATGTCGTCTTCGCCATCCAGTCCCTGCGGGACAAGAAGCAAGGCGCTCGGAGGCTGCGTGAGGCATTCGGTCTACCCGCCGGGGCGGAGAATGCGCGGTTCATCAGCGAGGCACTCCATAAGTCCACGAGGACCTACGCTCTGGAATTCGATGAGGAACTCCGTGTCCACAGCCGGGACATTTCCAGCCTCGATCCAGGTGCAGATGATGCGACGACCTCGGGCTGGGGTGGGCTGACTGACTTCAGTGGGCGGTTCGGAAAAGCCATCTCCGATGCGGTCAACGAGGAGGACTCGTGA
- a CDS encoding LysE family transporter — MALSVWLTFFAASWAISLSPGAGAVAAMSAGLDHGFRRGYFVTFGLVLGIVTQVLVVAMGMGVLIAASTLAFSVVKWAGVAYLVWPRGGVKGLVPERVRREGTPAT; from the coding sequence ATGGCCCTGTCCGTCTGGCTCACCTTCTTCGCCGCCTCCTGGGCGATCAGCCTGTCGCCCGGCGCGGGCGCGGTCGCCGCGATGAGCGCGGGTCTCGATCACGGCTTTCGTCGCGGCTACTTCGTGACCTTCGGTCTGGTGCTCGGCATCGTCACGCAGGTGCTCGTCGTCGCGATGGGGATGGGCGTGCTGATCGCCGCCTCGACACTCGCGTTCTCGGTGGTGAAGTGGGCTGGTGTGGCGTACCTCGTCTGGCCCAGAGGAGGTGTCAAAGGCCTTGTACCAGAGAGAGTCAGGAGGGAGGGAACTCCCGCGACCTGA
- a CDS encoding aminoglycoside phosphotransferase family protein, whose protein sequence is MKLEDIQPEWLTELLRAGGSLPSGAVAAVQVNHSSRHFSTVARLQVQYTADAPSTAPTALFLKSSNRPSEGVFHAEVKPTLRDAPAIRCLGSRVEQEVTWLLFDDLSGTHLSLPEDVPPTRAIYEQMVDCLAGLHVQRWEDAQMRERFATRNGDPSYGFLFKQTLGAFGGFVDALEDRLSGERRALYERVLEVWPRMCLERIQRGHGVTMIHGDAHPWNFLLPRPGQAGRLFLADWADWRFDSGTHDLAFLVSLPCFPEQRARMEQELVRRYCQRLNEGGVRYGWEECWLDYRKSVIGNLLWPVFWWSLGSPSSIWWPNLERAVLAFQEQGCEELL, encoded by the coding sequence ATGAAGCTCGAAGACATCCAGCCAGAGTGGCTCACGGAACTTCTTCGGGCCGGGGGCTCACTGCCTTCGGGAGCAGTGGCCGCGGTGCAGGTGAACCACTCGTCGCGTCATTTCTCCACGGTGGCGCGGCTGCAGGTCCAGTACACCGCCGACGCGCCTTCCACCGCGCCCACGGCCCTGTTCCTGAAAAGCAGCAACCGTCCCTCGGAGGGGGTGTTCCACGCCGAGGTGAAGCCCACGCTGCGAGACGCCCCCGCGATTCGCTGCCTGGGCAGCCGGGTGGAGCAGGAGGTGACCTGGCTGCTCTTCGACGATCTGAGCGGGACGCATCTCTCACTCCCCGAGGACGTGCCCCCCACTCGGGCCATCTATGAGCAGATGGTGGACTGCCTGGCGGGACTGCATGTCCAGCGCTGGGAGGACGCTCAGATGCGCGAGCGGTTCGCCACCCGGAATGGGGATCCGTCCTACGGCTTCCTCTTCAAGCAGACGCTGGGGGCTTTTGGTGGGTTCGTGGACGCGCTGGAGGATCGCCTCTCCGGCGAGCGCCGCGCGCTCTACGAGCGGGTGCTCGAGGTCTGGCCTCGCATGTGCCTGGAGCGAATCCAGCGAGGACACGGCGTGACCATGATCCACGGCGACGCCCATCCGTGGAACTTCCTGCTCCCGCGGCCAGGTCAGGCGGGGAGGCTCTTCCTGGCCGACTGGGCGGACTGGCGCTTCGACTCAGGCACTCACGATCTGGCCTTCCTCGTCTCGCTGCCCTGCTTCCCGGAGCAGCGCGCGCGGATGGAGCAGGAGCTGGTGCGACGCTACTGCCAGCGTCTGAACGAGGGCGGCGTGCGTTACGGATGGGAGGAGTGCTGGCTCGATTACCGCAAGTCGGTGATCGGCAACCTGCTCTGGCCGGTGTTCTGGTGGTCGCTCGGCAGCCCCAGCAGCATCTGGTGGCCCAACCTGGAGCGGGCGGTGCTCGCGTTCCAGGAGCAGGGCTGTGAGGAACTGCTCTGA
- a CDS encoding ComF family protein has protein sequence MLQSLLELLYPPACIACAKVMPVRAAFCETCDLAVERLPTARCRTCAEPGAFPRDTCPRCHDAPPPFSLAWAPFAHEGPVARAIHRFKYEDHPELAPVLGELLASECRHFLSQAPTLLVALPLHGKRFRERKYDQAQLLVEALARATGREASLGLLHRARETRRQVGLSEAERALNVSQAFRASASVAGRDVLLVDDVLTTGATVRAAATALQDAGALRVEVLTLARAFSLA, from the coding sequence GTGCTCCAGTCCCTCCTCGAACTACTCTACCCGCCCGCGTGCATCGCCTGCGCGAAGGTGATGCCCGTGCGCGCCGCCTTCTGCGAGACGTGCGACCTCGCCGTGGAACGGCTGCCCACCGCGCGCTGCCGCACCTGCGCCGAGCCCGGCGCCTTTCCCCGCGACACCTGTCCCCGCTGCCACGACGCGCCGCCGCCCTTCTCCCTCGCCTGGGCCCCCTTCGCCCACGAGGGCCCCGTCGCCCGCGCCATCCACCGCTTCAAGTACGAGGACCATCCCGAGCTCGCCCCCGTCCTCGGGGAGCTGCTCGCCTCCGAGTGCCGCCACTTCCTCTCCCAGGCCCCCACGCTGCTCGTCGCCCTGCCCCTGCATGGCAAGCGCTTCCGCGAGCGCAAGTACGATCAGGCCCAACTGCTCGTGGAGGCCCTGGCCCGCGCCACGGGCCGCGAGGCCAGCCTGGGCCTGCTCCACCGCGCCCGCGAGACGCGCCGCCAGGTGGGCCTGTCCGAGGCCGAGCGCGCCCTCAATGTCTCCCAGGCCTTCCGCGCCTCCGCCTCCGTGGCCGGACGGGACGTGCTCCTCGTGGACGACGTGCTCACCACCGGCGCCACCGTCCGCGCCGCCGCCACCGCCCTCCAGGACGCCGGGGCCCTCCGCGTGGAGGTCCTCACCCTCGCCCGCGCCTTCTCCCTCGCCTGA
- a CDS encoding DUF4287 domain-containing protein — protein sequence MTTKPVKGPQSYFPSIEKTYGRPVEEWFKVIRSAPVKGHMEIVKWLKSEHGLGHGHANALVAYLREQDAK from the coding sequence GTGACGACCAAGCCGGTGAAGGGACCCCAGTCGTACTTCCCGTCGATCGAGAAGACGTACGGCCGCCCCGTGGAGGAATGGTTCAAGGTCATTCGTTCAGCGCCCGTCAAGGGGCACATGGAGATCGTGAAGTGGCTGAAGTCCGAACACGGTCTCGGCCACGGGCACGCCAACGCACTCGTGGCCTACTTGCGGGAGCAGGACGCCAAGTAG